A part of Variovorax sp. HW608 genomic DNA contains:
- a CDS encoding response regulator, translated as MIKIGIVDDHAIVRTGLRDFFSQHVDLRVVGEAATGREAIDLVRSNEIDVLVMDLSMPGQSGIDAIAMIRAKAPDTGILILSGYPEEHYAMNLIRQGASGYLNKECDPMEIVDAIRTIALGRRYITPAVAELLARQLDRNSDVAPHEQLSEREFQVFLKLATGETAGSIAESLSLSVKTVSTYRSRLMEKMNLTSNSDLTYYALKNQLIS; from the coding sequence ATGATCAAGATCGGAATCGTGGATGACCATGCCATCGTGCGCACGGGTCTGCGCGACTTCTTCTCGCAACATGTCGATCTCCGCGTCGTCGGGGAAGCCGCGACGGGGCGCGAAGCGATCGATCTCGTGCGGTCCAACGAAATCGACGTGCTCGTGATGGACCTCTCAATGCCGGGCCAGAGCGGCATCGACGCGATCGCGATGATCCGCGCCAAGGCGCCGGATACCGGCATCCTGATCCTGAGCGGCTATCCGGAGGAGCACTACGCGATGAACCTCATCCGGCAGGGCGCCAGCGGCTACCTCAACAAGGAGTGCGATCCGATGGAGATCGTGGATGCGATCCGCACCATCGCGCTGGGGCGTCGCTACATCACGCCGGCGGTGGCCGAGTTGCTCGCGCGGCAGCTCGATCGCAACAGCGACGTCGCGCCGCACGAGCAGTTGTCGGAGCGCGAATTCCAGGTCTTCCTCAAGCTCGCGACCGGCGAAACGGCCGGCAGCATCGCCGAGTCGCTGTCGCTGTCGGTGAAGACGGTGAGCACCTATCGCAGCCGGCTGATGGAAAAGATGAATCTCACGTCCAACAGCGACCTGACCTACTACGCGCTCAAGAACCAGTTGATCAGCTAG
- the pgm gene encoding phosphoglucomutase (alpha-D-glucose-1,6-bisphosphate-dependent) encodes MASRINPLAGKPAPPETLIDVDRLIAAYHDGIPDPAVPAQRVAFGTSGHRGTSFELSFNAWHVLAMTQAICDWRKAHAIDGPLFLGIDTHALSGPAAESALEVLAANGVDVMLAANGEFTPTPALSHAILTHNRSRPSGLADGIVVTPSHNPPRDGGFKYNPPNGGPAAQDITGWIESAANRYLEGRQGGVKRMPHADALRAATTHRHSYLDAYVGDLEHVIDMAAIQGAKVRIGVDPMGGAGVHYWSAIADRYKIDLSVVNDAVDPRFGFMTLDWDGQIRMDPSSAYAMQRLLDIKDRFDVGCACDTDHDRHGIVTRSAGLMQPNHYLCVAIDYLFQHRPQWPATAAVGKTAVSTALIDRVTARLGRRLYEVPVGFKWFVEGLLDASLGFVGEESAGATFLRRDGSAWTTDKDGITAALLAAEITARTGRDPGAHYADLAAEFGRPYADRIDAPATVPQKKQLAALTPDRLQASELAGDRITSVLSHAPGNGGAIGGVKVISEGGWFAARPSGTENIYKIYGESFRSAEHLQRILGEAQAIVDAAIAPAS; translated from the coding sequence ATGGCCTCGCGAATCAACCCCCTCGCCGGCAAGCCGGCACCGCCCGAAACCCTCATCGACGTCGACCGGCTCATCGCGGCCTACCACGACGGCATTCCGGACCCGGCCGTCCCGGCGCAGCGCGTGGCGTTCGGCACCTCGGGCCATCGCGGCACGTCCTTCGAGCTGTCGTTCAACGCATGGCATGTGCTCGCCATGACGCAGGCGATCTGCGACTGGCGCAAGGCGCATGCGATCGACGGGCCGCTGTTCCTCGGCATCGACACGCACGCCCTGTCCGGCCCGGCCGCCGAGAGCGCGCTCGAGGTGCTGGCGGCGAATGGCGTCGACGTGATGCTGGCGGCGAACGGCGAGTTCACGCCGACGCCCGCGCTCTCGCACGCGATCCTCACGCACAACCGCAGCCGGCCCTCCGGGCTCGCGGATGGCATCGTGGTCACGCCTTCGCACAATCCTCCGCGCGACGGCGGCTTCAAGTACAACCCGCCCAACGGCGGACCGGCCGCGCAGGACATCACGGGCTGGATCGAGTCCGCCGCCAACCGCTATCTCGAAGGGCGGCAGGGCGGCGTGAAGCGCATGCCGCATGCCGACGCATTGCGCGCGGCCACGACCCACCGGCACAGCTACCTCGACGCCTACGTCGGCGACCTCGAACACGTGATCGACATGGCCGCGATCCAGGGCGCCAAGGTCCGCATCGGCGTCGACCCGATGGGGGGCGCCGGCGTGCACTACTGGAGCGCCATCGCCGACCGCTACAAGATCGACCTGAGCGTGGTCAACGATGCGGTCGACCCGCGTTTCGGCTTCATGACGCTCGACTGGGACGGCCAGATCCGCATGGATCCCTCGTCGGCCTACGCGATGCAGCGCCTGCTCGACATCAAGGACCGCTTCGACGTCGGCTGTGCCTGCGACACGGACCACGATCGCCACGGCATCGTGACCCGCAGCGCCGGATTGATGCAGCCGAACCACTATCTCTGCGTGGCCATCGACTACTTGTTCCAGCATCGCCCGCAGTGGCCGGCGACCGCCGCGGTCGGCAAGACCGCCGTATCGACCGCGCTCATCGACCGGGTCACTGCCCGGCTCGGCCGCCGGCTGTACGAGGTGCCGGTGGGCTTCAAGTGGTTCGTGGAGGGCCTCCTGGATGCCTCGCTCGGCTTCGTCGGCGAGGAGAGCGCGGGGGCCACGTTCCTGCGCCGCGACGGTTCGGCCTGGACCACCGACAAGGACGGCATCACGGCGGCGCTGCTCGCGGCCGAGATCACGGCCCGCACGGGACGGGATCCCGGTGCGCACTACGCCGATCTCGCGGCTGAATTCGGCCGCCCGTACGCCGACCGGATCGACGCACCGGCCACCGTGCCGCAGAAGAAGCAGCTGGCCGCGCTCACGCCCGACCGCCTGCAGGCGAGCGAACTCGCCGGGGATCGGATCACCAGCGTGCTCAGCCACGCGCCGGGCAACGGCGGCGCGATCGGCGGGGTCAAGGTGATCTCCGAAGGCGGCTGGTTCGCTGCGCGCCCGTCCGGAACCGAGAACATCTACAAGATCTACGGCGAGAGCTTCCGCAGCGCCGAGCACTTGCAGCGCATCCTCGGCGAGGCGCAGGCGATCGTCGATGCGGCGATCGCGCCCGCTTCCTGA
- a CDS encoding phospholipase D family protein, with the protein MSPSLVRPFPLLRCFVFALACLLAACASVPPRTVTPYAPGLPPSQATELGRLTAGFRHDPDGLSGARVLPQAAFALDARLALIRRARSSLDLQYYLLGNDKTGKLVARELRDAAARGVRVRLLLDDFYTTRLDPMLLGLAAHPNVEIRLFNPFVTGRDHSATRWMNFAADFRRLNHRMHNKLFIADGALAVVGGRNLADEYFLRASGANFIDLDVMLAGPVVADLQTIFDNYWNSEVVFPLHDIVQSTRPPDELRSRFDAITSMGEAPLPPATPETDMFGEPPVSAAIAQGRLDLSPTRASAIADSPNKALVAAEGDDPRQHRPPTVAERMRAQFEHARSEINIISPYFIPGEAGMNDIARLRARGIRITVATNSLADTDEPLVNINYNRFRVEMLKLGVSLYEVSSEQMKRSLNLRKIFRESRGALHAKLALVDREWALVGSLNFDPRSAYLNTELGVRLDSYDVAHRLLEAFQIDNVESVYEVRLRPGTDSIQWVTTDGENIVLDEEPDANALVKLKLLLFSWFVPTDLL; encoded by the coding sequence ATGTCCCCATCTCTCGTTCGGCCATTTCCGCTTCTTCGCTGCTTCGTGTTCGCGCTGGCCTGCCTGCTCGCGGCTTGCGCGAGCGTTCCGCCGCGCACGGTCACGCCGTACGCGCCGGGACTTCCGCCGTCGCAGGCGACCGAGCTGGGCCGGCTCACCGCGGGTTTCCGCCACGACCCCGACGGCCTGTCCGGCGCCCGGGTCCTGCCGCAGGCCGCCTTCGCGCTCGATGCCCGGCTTGCGCTCATCCGCCGGGCCCGGTCGTCGCTCGATCTGCAGTACTACCTGCTCGGCAACGACAAGACCGGCAAGCTGGTCGCGCGCGAACTCCGCGACGCCGCCGCGCGCGGCGTGCGGGTGCGGCTCTTGCTCGACGACTTCTACACCACCAGGCTCGATCCGATGCTGCTGGGCCTGGCGGCCCATCCGAACGTCGAGATCCGCCTGTTCAACCCGTTCGTGACCGGCAGGGATCATTCCGCGACGCGCTGGATGAACTTCGCAGCCGACTTCCGCCGCCTCAACCACCGGATGCACAACAAGCTGTTCATCGCCGACGGCGCGCTGGCGGTGGTCGGGGGCCGGAACCTCGCGGACGAGTATTTCCTGCGCGCGAGCGGCGCCAATTTCATCGACCTCGACGTGATGCTGGCGGGGCCGGTCGTGGCCGACCTCCAGACGATCTTCGACAACTACTGGAACAGCGAGGTCGTGTTCCCCCTGCACGACATCGTGCAGAGCACCAGGCCGCCCGACGAACTGCGCAGCAGGTTCGACGCGATCACTTCCATGGGAGAGGCGCCGCTGCCGCCCGCAACGCCGGAAACCGACATGTTCGGCGAGCCGCCCGTGAGCGCTGCCATCGCGCAAGGCAGGCTGGACCTGAGTCCGACGCGGGCCAGCGCGATCGCGGATTCGCCCAACAAGGCGCTGGTCGCCGCCGAGGGCGACGATCCCCGCCAGCACCGCCCGCCGACCGTGGCCGAGCGCATGCGCGCCCAGTTCGAGCACGCCCGGTCCGAGATCAACATCATCTCGCCCTACTTCATCCCGGGCGAAGCGGGCATGAACGACATCGCGCGGCTTCGCGCACGCGGCATCCGCATCACGGTGGCGACGAACTCGCTGGCCGACACCGACGAGCCGCTGGTGAACATCAACTACAACCGCTTCCGCGTCGAGATGCTCAAGCTCGGCGTGTCGCTCTACGAGGTGAGCTCGGAGCAGATGAAGCGCAGCCTGAACCTGCGCAAGATCTTCCGGGAGTCGCGCGGCGCGCTCCATGCCAAGCTCGCGCTGGTCGACCGCGAATGGGCGCTCGTCGGCTCGCTGAATTTCGATCCGCGCTCGGCCTACCTCAATACCGAACTCGGCGTGCGCCTGGACAGCTACGACGTCGCGCATCGCCTGCTCGAAGCCTTCCAGATCGACAACGTCGAAAGCGTCTACGAAGTCCGGCTGCGACCGGGCACGGATTCGATCCAGTGGGTGACGACCGATGGCGAGAACATCGTGCTCGACGAGGAACCGGACGCCAACGCGCTGGTCAAGCTGAAGCTGCTGCTGTTCTCGTGGTTCGTGCCCACCGACCTGCTCTAG
- a CDS encoding TonB-dependent receptor, which yields MKKTVALSACVLFAASPALHAQVAAPTLGEVTVSTPRGPAPAFDVPGSVDRVDGDDIRDSRLGVNLSEGLGPVPGLLIQNRQNYAQDLQLSIRGFGARSTFGVRGVRLYVDGIPATMPDGQGQTSNIDIGSLDRVEVLRGPFSALYGNSSGGVVQSFTETGEGPPRLGFSMAGGSFGTSRISSQVSGSSGAVDYLLSGSHFSTDGWRDHSEAQRNIVNGKMGFSLDDGSRLTLIVNSVNINAQDPLGLTAEQYALNPRSAAVAEQFNTRKTVDQTQGGLLYERRIDSANGLRLMLYTGERKTTQFQAIPPSAQLSPTSAGGVIGLDRDYGGADVRWTSQLTLAGRPFEIVAGLGYDDLREHRTGYENYIGSALNPILGVQGRLRRNEINKVYNVDPYAQANWRFADQWTLELGVRHSKVDFDSEDHYIVGANRDDSGSVRYEKTLPVASLRYEATRDLAFYTSVGRGFETPTLNELSYRPDGRSGLNFALQPATNDSVEVGAKARLAGGLLTAAVFETRTDDEIVTATNVGGRATFQNAGRTKRDGLELAWQHETENHWRTQLAYTWLDARYSDPFCGTVPCTAASFVPAGNRIPGIPSQLLFASYGWVPPEGWRGGTELRAASSIEANDRNTVSAPGYGVVALFAGYVKRWDRFEFNAFARVDNLFDKHYIGSVIVNEGNGRHIEPAPGRNWTVGMSGAYRF from the coding sequence ATGAAAAAGACCGTCGCCCTTTCGGCCTGCGTCCTGTTCGCGGCGTCGCCCGCGCTTCATGCACAGGTGGCCGCGCCGACGCTCGGCGAAGTCACGGTCTCCACGCCGCGCGGCCCGGCCCCGGCTTTCGATGTCCCCGGCTCGGTCGATCGGGTGGATGGCGATGACATCCGCGACAGCCGCCTCGGCGTCAACCTCTCCGAAGGCCTCGGGCCGGTGCCGGGCCTCCTGATCCAGAACCGGCAGAACTACGCGCAGGACCTGCAGCTGTCGATTCGCGGCTTCGGCGCGCGTTCGACATTCGGCGTCCGCGGCGTGCGGCTCTATGTCGACGGCATCCCAGCGACCATGCCGGACGGCCAGGGGCAGACCTCCAACATCGACATCGGCTCGCTCGATCGCGTCGAGGTGCTGCGCGGGCCTTTCTCGGCGCTGTACGGCAACTCGTCGGGCGGGGTGGTGCAGTCGTTCACCGAGACCGGCGAGGGGCCGCCGCGGCTCGGCTTCTCGATGGCCGGCGGCAGCTTCGGCACCAGCCGCATCAGCTCGCAGGTGAGCGGCTCGTCCGGCGCGGTGGACTACCTGCTGAGCGGAAGCCATTTCTCCACCGACGGCTGGCGCGATCACAGCGAAGCGCAGCGCAACATCGTCAACGGCAAGATGGGCTTCTCGCTCGACGATGGAAGCCGGCTCACGCTGATCGTCAACAGCGTGAACATCAACGCGCAGGACCCGCTCGGCCTGACGGCCGAGCAATACGCCTTGAACCCGCGCAGCGCCGCTGTCGCGGAGCAGTTCAACACCCGCAAGACCGTGGACCAGACGCAGGGCGGCCTCTTGTACGAGCGCCGCATCGACTCGGCCAACGGGCTGCGGCTGATGCTCTACACCGGCGAGCGCAAGACCACGCAGTTCCAGGCCATCCCGCCGTCGGCGCAGCTGAGCCCGACGAGCGCCGGCGGCGTGATCGGCCTGGACCGCGACTATGGCGGCGCCGATGTGCGATGGACCTCGCAGCTGACCTTGGCCGGCCGTCCCTTCGAGATCGTCGCCGGCCTCGGCTACGACGACCTGCGCGAGCACCGCACCGGCTACGAGAACTACATCGGCAGCGCCCTGAACCCGATCCTCGGCGTGCAGGGCCGGCTGCGGCGCAACGAGATCAACAAGGTCTACAACGTCGATCCCTACGCGCAGGCCAACTGGCGGTTCGCCGACCAGTGGACGCTCGAACTCGGTGTGCGCCACAGCAAGGTCGATTTCGATTCCGAGGACCACTACATCGTCGGCGCGAACCGCGACGACAGCGGCAGCGTGCGCTACGAGAAGACGCTCCCGGTGGCTTCCCTGCGCTACGAGGCCACGCGCGATCTGGCGTTCTACACCTCGGTGGGGCGCGGCTTCGAGACGCCGACGCTCAACGAGCTGTCCTATCGGCCCGATGGCAGGAGCGGCCTCAACTTCGCGCTGCAGCCCGCGACCAATGACAGCGTCGAGGTGGGCGCCAAGGCGCGGCTCGCCGGCGGGCTGCTGACCGCCGCGGTGTTCGAAACCCGCACCGACGACGAGATCGTGACCGCCACCAACGTCGGCGGCCGCGCGACCTTCCAGAATGCCGGCCGCACCAAGCGCGACGGCCTCGAACTCGCCTGGCAGCACGAGACCGAGAACCACTGGCGCACGCAGCTCGCCTACACCTGGCTCGACGCGCGCTACAGCGACCCGTTCTGCGGCACCGTACCCTGCACGGCGGCGAGCTTCGTGCCGGCCGGCAACCGCATCCCCGGCATCCCGTCGCAGCTGCTCTTCGCTTCCTACGGCTGGGTGCCGCCGGAGGGGTGGCGCGGCGGCACCGAGCTGCGCGCCGCCTCCAGCATCGAAGCCAATGATCGCAACACGGTCAGCGCGCCGGGCTATGGTGTGGTGGCGCTGTTCGCCGGCTACGTGAAGCGCTGGGACCGCTTCGAATTCAATGCCTTTGCGCGCGTCGACAACCTGTTCGACAAGCACTACATCGGCTCGGTCATCGTCAACGAGGGCAATGGCCGCCACATCGAGCCGGCGCCAGGGCGCAACTGGACGGTCGGGATGAGCGGGGCCTATCGCTTCTGA
- a CDS encoding phosphoribosyltransferase gives MQFKDRRDAGRRLAKALEAWRGRSDVLVLALPRGGVPVAWEVAQALAAPLDVLVVRKLGFPGQEEFAMGAIASGGIRVMSEPEGAWPVSERQLEAIVAREQAELTRRERRYRAGRPAPEMTDRVLILVDDGLATGATMSAAVQAARTANPKRIVVAVPVASVEAVQIVGALADEVVCPYTPAHFRAVGLWYQDFGQTSDEEVEALLSGGP, from the coding sequence ATGCAATTCAAGGATCGGCGTGATGCCGGCCGCCGGCTCGCCAAGGCGCTCGAGGCCTGGCGCGGGCGGTCCGATGTGCTGGTGCTGGCCCTGCCGCGCGGCGGCGTGCCGGTGGCTTGGGAAGTGGCGCAGGCGCTCGCTGCGCCGCTCGACGTGCTCGTGGTGCGCAAGCTGGGCTTCCCGGGCCAGGAGGAATTCGCGATGGGTGCGATCGCGTCGGGTGGCATCCGCGTGATGAGCGAACCCGAGGGCGCCTGGCCCGTATCGGAGCGACAGCTCGAAGCGATCGTCGCCCGCGAGCAGGCCGAGCTCACGCGGCGCGAACGGCGCTATCGCGCAGGCCGGCCCGCGCCCGAGATGACCGACCGGGTGCTGATCCTGGTCGACGACGGCCTGGCCACGGGCGCGACGATGAGCGCCGCGGTGCAGGCGGCGCGAACGGCCAACCCGAAGCGGATCGTGGTCGCGGTGCCCGTGGCCTCGGTCGAGGCCGTCCAGATCGTGGGTGCGCTGGCCGACGAGGTGGTCTGCCCCTACACGCCCGCGCACTTCCGGGCGGTCGGCCTCTGGTATCAGGACTTCGGGCAGACGAGCGACGAAGAGGTGGAAGCGCTGCTGTCCGGCGGCCCCTGA
- the metK gene encoding methionine adenosyltransferase, with protein sequence MANDFLFTSESVSEGHPDKVADQISDAILDAIFAQDPRSRVAAETLTNTGLVVLAGEITTNAHVDYIQVARDTIKRIGYDNTDYGIDYKGCAVMVCYDKQSNDIAQGVDHASDDHLNTGAGDQGLMFGYACDETPELMPAPIYYAHRLVERQAQLRKDGRLPFLRPDAKSQVTMRYVNGKPHSIDTVVLSTQHHPDQSETPTKMKSSFIEAVVEEIIKPVLPKEWLKETKYLINPTGRFVIGGPQGDCGLTGRKIIVDTYGGACPHGGGAFSGKDPSKVDRSAAYAARYVAKNIVAAGLARQCQIQVAYAIGVARPMNVTVYTEGTGVIPDEKIAELVQEHFDLRPKGIIQMLDLLRPIYSKTAAYGHFGREEPEFTWERTDKAALLRAAAGR encoded by the coding sequence ATGGCGAACGACTTTCTCTTCACCTCCGAATCGGTTTCCGAAGGCCACCCCGACAAGGTCGCGGACCAGATCTCGGACGCGATCCTGGACGCGATCTTCGCCCAGGACCCCCGCTCGCGCGTCGCCGCGGAGACGCTGACCAACACCGGCCTCGTGGTCCTCGCCGGCGAGATCACCACCAACGCGCATGTCGACTACATCCAGGTCGCGCGCGACACCATCAAGCGCATCGGCTACGACAACACCGACTACGGTATCGACTACAAGGGTTGCGCCGTGATGGTCTGCTACGACAAGCAGTCCAACGACATCGCCCAGGGCGTGGACCACGCGAGCGACGACCACCTGAACACCGGCGCCGGCGACCAGGGCCTGATGTTCGGCTACGCCTGCGACGAAACGCCCGAGCTGATGCCCGCGCCGATCTACTACGCGCACCGCCTCGTCGAGCGCCAGGCCCAGCTGCGCAAGGACGGCCGCCTGCCCTTCCTGCGCCCCGATGCCAAGAGCCAGGTCACGATGCGCTATGTCAACGGCAAGCCGCACAGCATCGACACCGTCGTGCTCTCGACGCAGCACCACCCCGACCAGAGCGAGACGCCGACCAAGATGAAGTCCTCGTTCATCGAGGCGGTCGTCGAGGAAATCATCAAGCCCGTGCTCCCCAAGGAGTGGCTGAAGGAGACCAAGTACCTGATCAACCCGACCGGCCGCTTCGTCATCGGCGGCCCGCAGGGCGATTGCGGTCTCACCGGCCGCAAGATCATCGTCGACACCTACGGCGGCGCCTGCCCGCACGGCGGCGGCGCGTTCTCGGGCAAGGACCCGAGCAAGGTGGACCGCTCGGCCGCCTACGCCGCGCGCTACGTGGCCAAGAACATCGTCGCCGCAGGCCTTGCGCGCCAGTGCCAGATCCAGGTCGCCTACGCGATCGGCGTGGCCCGCCCGATGAACGTGACCGTCTACACCGAAGGCACGGGCGTCATTCCCGACGAGAAGATCGCCGAACTGGTGCAGGAGCACTTCGACCTGCGTCCGAAGGGCATCATCCAGATGCTCGACCTGCTGCGCCCGATCTACAGCAAGACCGCGGCGTACGGCCACTTCGGCCGCGAGGAGCCCGAGTTCACCTGGGAGCGCACCGACAAGGCCGCCCTCCTGCGCGCCGCCGCCGGCCGCTGA
- a CDS encoding lysophospholipid acyltransferase family protein produces MITLFRLLARVPLPWMHAIGGCIGWLVWWLAPDYRRRFKENAKAAGFTPQQYRPAIAAAGRMVGELPLVWSRPEGQSLLPHIVRWDGIEEFEAALAARKGVILVSPHLGSWETFGQAVGERFFETYGPITALFRPARKRFMADLIAGSRDRPGLQTLPTTVAGVRGLIRTLRSGGYTGILPDQVPPLGQGVWAPFFGRPAYTMTLLPRLAQQTGARVFLGVCERLPRGAGYAIRFEPFDGTAMSDPKATPEAAATAMNEGIERLIRSLPGQYVWDYARYKEPREEVVTADSPKGVA; encoded by the coding sequence ATGATCACTTTGTTCCGATTGCTCGCGCGCGTGCCGCTGCCCTGGATGCATGCGATCGGCGGCTGCATCGGGTGGCTGGTCTGGTGGTTGGCGCCGGACTACCGGCGGCGGTTCAAGGAAAACGCGAAGGCCGCGGGCTTCACGCCGCAGCAGTACCGCCCGGCAATCGCCGCGGCGGGCCGGATGGTGGGGGAGCTTCCACTGGTCTGGTCGCGGCCAGAGGGGCAGAGCCTGCTGCCGCACATCGTGCGCTGGGACGGCATCGAGGAATTCGAGGCCGCGCTCGCGGCACGAAAGGGCGTGATCCTCGTGTCGCCGCACCTCGGCAGCTGGGAAACCTTCGGACAGGCGGTCGGCGAGCGCTTCTTCGAGACCTACGGACCGATCACCGCGCTCTTCCGGCCGGCGCGCAAGCGATTCATGGCGGACCTGATCGCCGGTTCGCGCGACCGCCCCGGACTGCAGACCCTGCCCACCACCGTGGCCGGCGTGCGGGGCCTGATCCGCACCCTGCGCAGCGGCGGCTACACCGGCATCCTGCCCGACCAGGTGCCGCCGCTCGGACAGGGCGTCTGGGCGCCGTTCTTCGGCCGCCCCGCCTACACGATGACGCTGCTGCCGCGCCTCGCGCAGCAGACCGGCGCACGCGTCTTCCTGGGCGTGTGCGAGCGGCTGCCGCGCGGCGCGGGCTATGCGATTCGCTTCGAGCCCTTCGACGGCACAGCGATGAGCGACCCCAAAGCCACGCCCGAGGCCGCCGCGACCGCGATGAACGAGGGCATCGAGCGCCTGATCCGCAGCCTCCCCGGCCAGTATGTCTGGGACTACGCGCGCTACAAAGAGCCGCGCGAAGAGGTCGTGACGGCCGACAGCCCGAAGGGTGTCGCATGA
- a CDS encoding LpxL/LpxP family acyltransferase, which produces MSLTSRLGIGFMRALARVPLPLVRGFGAALGPVLYLLAKPRRRVVDANLALCFPEKSAAERSRIARETFVYVAQSWLDRSWLWHAPEEVVASRLKVVGCASEIDALINGDEPTILFAPHFYGLDAAATGLTMRTARPSTTIYTTQRDPMIDEWVGEGRRRFGNVTTLNRVDGIKPIVAGLRKGGLLYLLPDMDFGRDQTVFVPFYGVQAATMPSLSRFARLGRARVVPVISRLVEGGYEIELLPAWKDFPTDDVMADTALMNKRLEQYIDTMPSQYYWVHRRFKTRPEGEPSIY; this is translated from the coding sequence ATGAGCCTCACGTCGCGACTCGGCATCGGCTTCATGCGCGCCCTGGCCCGCGTGCCGCTGCCCCTGGTGCGCGGTTTCGGCGCCGCGCTGGGGCCGGTCCTGTACCTGCTCGCCAAGCCTCGCCGGCGTGTCGTCGATGCCAATCTGGCGTTGTGCTTTCCCGAGAAATCGGCCGCCGAGCGCAGTCGCATCGCGCGCGAGACCTTCGTCTACGTCGCCCAGTCGTGGCTCGACCGAAGCTGGCTCTGGCACGCCCCCGAAGAGGTGGTGGCCAGCCGCCTGAAGGTCGTGGGATGCGCGAGCGAGATCGACGCGCTCATCAACGGTGACGAGCCGACCATCCTGTTCGCGCCCCACTTCTACGGGCTGGATGCAGCGGCCACGGGGCTCACGATGCGAACCGCGCGCCCCTCCACCACCATCTACACGACCCAGCGCGATCCGATGATCGACGAATGGGTCGGCGAAGGCCGCAGGCGCTTCGGCAACGTGACGACCCTGAATCGCGTCGACGGCATCAAGCCGATCGTCGCGGGGCTACGCAAGGGCGGTTTGCTGTACCTGCTCCCCGACATGGACTTCGGTCGCGACCAGACCGTGTTCGTGCCGTTCTATGGCGTGCAGGCGGCGACCATGCCGTCGCTGTCGCGTTTCGCCCGGCTGGGTCGCGCGAGAGTGGTGCCGGTGATCTCGAGGCTCGTCGAGGGCGGCTACGAGATCGAGCTGCTGCCGGCATGGAAGGACTTCCCGACCGATGACGTGATGGCCGACACCGCCCTCATGAACAAGCGGCTCGAGCAGTACATCGACACCATGCCCTCGCAGTACTACTGGGTGCACCGGCGCTTCAAGACGCGCCCCGAGGGCGAGCCCTCCATTTACTGA
- a CDS encoding alpha/beta fold hydrolase, whose product MIETFTRALPNGTTLSCRATGAAGRPLMMFLHGFPEAAFIWDELLEHFARPENGGFRCVAPNLRGFEKSSSPAEAAAYRPHLLVQDVAELAASENAQGRIEVLVAHDWGGAFGWGYANQHADRLGRLVIINSPHPGTFARELLNSPAQQAASAYMNFLARPDAEALLAEDDFRRMWTFFERMKAGPEGYGWLTEPVKDQYREIWRAGLTGGCNLYRITPLKPAMPGQTAQIPMLPMERLTITVPTLVLWALDDVALLPGLLQGLEAYVPNIDIRKVPGATHWIVHEQPDLVAGEIKAFLARTQ is encoded by the coding sequence GTGATCGAGACTTTCACCCGCGCATTGCCCAACGGCACCACCCTCAGCTGCCGCGCGACGGGCGCCGCGGGACGTCCGCTGATGATGTTCCTGCACGGCTTCCCCGAAGCCGCGTTCATCTGGGACGAACTGCTCGAGCATTTCGCGCGGCCCGAGAACGGCGGCTTCCGGTGCGTCGCGCCGAACCTGCGCGGATTCGAGAAGTCGAGTTCGCCCGCCGAAGCAGCGGCCTACCGCCCGCATCTGCTGGTGCAGGACGTCGCCGAACTCGCCGCGAGTGAGAACGCGCAAGGCCGGATCGAGGTGCTCGTGGCGCACGACTGGGGCGGCGCCTTCGGATGGGGCTACGCGAACCAGCACGCCGACCGGCTCGGCCGGCTGGTCATCATCAATTCCCCGCACCCCGGCACCTTCGCGCGCGAACTGCTGAACAGTCCGGCGCAACAGGCCGCGAGCGCCTACATGAACTTCCTCGCGCGGCCCGACGCCGAGGCCCTGCTGGCCGAGGATGACTTCCGGCGCATGTGGACCTTCTTCGAGCGGATGAAGGCCGGGCCCGAGGGCTACGGCTGGCTGACCGAGCCAGTGAAGGATCAATACCGGGAAATCTGGCGAGCCGGGCTCACTGGCGGATGCAATCTCTACCGCATCACGCCGCTGAAACCGGCGATGCCCGGCCAGACCGCCCAGATTCCGATGCTCCCGATGGAACGCCTCACAATCACCGTGCCCACGCTGGTGCTGTGGGCGCTCGACGACGTGGCGCTGCTGCCGGGCCTTTTGCAAGGGCTCGAAGCGTACGTCCCCAACATCGACATCCGGAAGGTTCCGGGTGCGACGCACTGGATCGTGCATGAGCAACCGGACCTCGTCGCCGGCGAGATCAAGGCCTTCCTGGCCCGGACTCAGTAA